GTCGCGCCGTAGCCCACGAGGACGGCCGGGGCGGCGGCATAGACCAGCGCCCAGCGCCAGTTGCTGACCGGTGCCTTCAGGATGGATTTCAGCACCAGGGCCTTCACCAGGCTGGATACCGAAAGCGCCGCGAACAGGGCGAAGGCCGCGCCGCCCGCCTGGTATCCTTCGCCCAGTCCCATGGACTGCGCTCCCATGATGAGCGCGATCGTGAGGCCGGCCTGGAGCGCGATAATCCCGATGGAAATTGCCAGGTTCCGCTTGCGTGCCACATAGACCAAGACGCCCTCCGAAACGACCGCCATGGATGCGGCCACCTCCGCTGCCAGCAGGAACGCGAGCGCGCCCGTCCCGCCGACGATCTCCGGCCCGCCAAGGCCCATTACCGCTTCGCCCGGAACGCCGATGATGAGCGCGATGCCGAGCTGCACGGCGATGATCCAGAAGCCCACCTGCCGCACCTGCGCCGCGATGGCCGACATGTTGCCGGTCTTCAGGTTCTTTGTGATGACGGGGCCGAGTATCGGTTCGAAACTGGTCTTCAGCTTCTGAGGCAGGCTCGCGAGCTGCTGCGCGAAATAATAGATGCCGACCGTCGTTTCGGAGGTGAAAAGGCCGAGGATGAAGATGTCGAGCAAGCGGGTCCCGCGTTCGATCACGTCGGCCCCTACCAGCGGCAGCGTGCGGCCTGTCAGGCGCAACAAAGCCATCGGCCGCGGCCGCCAGCCCTGCGGCAGGCCGTAGGTCTTCAGGAAGGGCCAAGCCGCGGTGACCAGGCCGGCATAGATCGACAGGATGAAGGCAAGGGCGAGGCCTGCATCGCGGGTGGCCGGGATGAAGAAGAACGCCCCGGCCGCGATCGAGATGGTCCAGGGTTCGACGATGGCACGCGCGCGCACCGTGGTCGCGATGTCGAAGCGATAGGCCTGCGCCGCCAGCAGGATCTCGGTCAGCGCGAAGGCGGGTATCGTGACCAGCATCCACCAGTCGAGCGGGCTGTTGGTTCCGTTGGGGAACATGAGATCGGGCACCGCGAGCAGCGCCAAGGCGGCCGCAACCGACACGACCAGCGAGACGAGCATCCCGTCGAAGACGATGTTGGTCTCGCGCTCCGTGCCCTCGCTGATGCGCTGCGCCAGTCCGCGCTTTTCGCCCAGCGCGCAGACGAGCGAGACGATTTCCAGCAGGATGAGCGCGAAGGCGAAGCGGCCCATCTCTTCGACGCCGTAGAGGCGATACCCGATGAACAGGAAGGGGATGCGCGCCGCGAGCCGGAGCAGGAAGCCGAACGTGTTGGTCCGGCCGCCCTTCGCAAGCGCGGCGATATCGCCGCTCGGCGTCGTGTCGCTCACGCGGGACGGCTCACTGCGGCCTCTCGGATTCGGAGCGGAGCGGGCGGGTCAGCAACTCGCCCACGACGGCGTTGGCACGCGCGCCGTCGAGCAGGAGGTTGACCGATTCCACGATCGGCATCTCGATCCCGCGTTCGCGGGCGAGACGTTTCAGGACCGGCGCGGTGAAGGCGCCTTCCGCAACCGTCCGGCGGTCGGCCATGAGCGCGTCGGCGGACTGGCCTTCGCCGAGCGCCTTGCCGAGCGAGAAATTGCGGCTGGACGTGGACGTGCAGGTCAGGACGAGATCGCCCAGCCCGCACAGGCCCGCCAGCGTCTCTGTCCGCGCGCCCAGCGCATCCCCGAACCGCTGCATTTCGGCATAGCCGCGCGCGATCAGGGCGGCGCGGGCATTCTGGCCCAGCTTCAGCCCGTCGACCACGCCGCAGGCGATGGCGAGCACGTTCTTGACCGCCCCGCCAATCTCCGCACCCACGACATCGTCGGAATAATAGGGGCGGAAATGCTGGCGGGCGATGGTGCCCGAAATCCGATCCCATTGCGCGTTGCCGCCGCTGCAGGCGAGCGTCACGGCCGTGGGAAGCCCCGCCGCGACCTCGTGCGCGAATGTGGGGCCCGACAGGATGGCGATCGCGCTCTCTGGGCAGGCCTGCGCCGCGACATCGTTCATCAGCAGGCCCGTTTCCGCCTCGATTCCCTTGCTGCACAGGACGAGGTCGCGCGGGTCCTTCGAAAGCCCGCGCAGGACGGAAGACAGGTGCTGCGCGGGCGTGACGGCAAGCAGGGTAGGGCATTGCGCCAGATCGGCGAGATCGTCCGTCGCGCGGATGCTGGGTGCGAGTTCGGCGGACGGCAGGTAGATTTCATTGCGCCGGTCGCGATTGAGAGTGTCGACCAGCTCCGCCTCGCGCGCCCACAGCAGCACATCGCGCCCGTCGCTCGCCAGCATCTGGGCAAGCGCGGTGCCCCAGGCACCGGCCCCGATGACGCCGACGGCGCTCATGCCTTGTATCCCGCGCCGCGGACCGCTTCGGCTTCCGGGTCGAGCGGCCAGCGCGGCCGGGCCGAAATCTCGAGCGGGTCCGCTGCGAAACCGGGTTGCTGCAGCCTTTCGATGCCGGCCCAGGCGATCATCGCCGCATTGTCCGTGCACAGCGTCATGGGCGGCGCGACGAACCGCATGCCGCGCTCCGCAGCCAGCGATTCGAGCGATGCGCGCACGGTGCGGTTGGCAGCGACCCCGCCTGCCACCACCAGCGCGGGCACCGCCTCCATCCTGTCCAGCGCGCGTGCGAGACGGTCGATCAGGCAGGCATTCGCCGCCTGCTGAAAGCTGGCCGCGATATCGGCATCGCGATACGCGCCGCTTTCATGGGCGCGCAGGACCGCGCTCTTGAGACCGGCAAAGGAGAAATGCGGTTCCGCACTGCCCACCAGCGGACGCGGCAGGGGCACGGCATCCGGATCGCCTTCCAGCGCGAGCTTCTCCACCGCCGGGCCGCCCGGATAGCCGAGACCGAGGATCTTGGCGGTCTTGTCGAAAGCTTCGCCCAGCGCATCGTCGATCGTGGTCGCAAGCCTGCGATATTGCCCGACGCCGTCGACCCGCAGGATCTGGCAATGCCCGCCCGAAACCAGCAGCAGGGCATAGGGAAATTGGAGCTGCGCATCGGCAAGGCGCGGGCTGAGCGCGTGGCCTTCCAGATGATTGACCGCGATCAGGGGCACGTCGCTCGCCATGGCCAGCGCCTTGGCACTGACGAGGCCGACCATTACGCCGCCAATAAGGCCCGGGCCGGCAGTCGCCGCGATCGCATCGAGATCGGTGAGTTCGAGGCCGGCATCCTCCATTACCCCGCCGATCATCGGGGCGAGCCTTTCGGCATGGGCGCGGGCGGCGATTTCCGGAACCACGCCGCCATAGGGCGCGTGTTCCGCATCCTGCGACGCGATCCGCTGCGCCACGATGGTTCGGTCGTCGCGCACGATTGCGGCGGCCGTTTCGTCGCAGCTGCTTTCTATGCCCAGAACCCATCCCATCGCGCTTTTCCTTAGACCGCTGACATATTAGGGCAAGCCGCGATGGCCGAAACCGACCAACCCGTCCTGCGACTGGGCACGCGCCAGTCGCCCCTTGCCATGGCCCAGGCAGAGGAAGCGCGCAGCCGCCTGTGCGCCGCCCATGGCTGGACGCAGGACCGCGTCGAACTGGTCAAGGTGCGCGCGACCGGGGACAAGATTACCGACCGCCCGCTGGCCGATATCGGCGGCAAGGCGCTCTGGACCAAGGAACTGGACGCCTGGCTCGCCGAAGGGCGGATCGATGCGGCGGTCCATTCGATGAAGGATGTGGAAACGGTCAGGCCGGATTTCCTCGCGATTGCCGCAATCCTTCCGCGCGCGGACGTCCGCGATGTCCTGATCGGCGCGGAATCGGTGGACGACGTGCCCGAAGGCGCGCGCGTCGGCACCAGCGCCCCGCGCCGCGCGGCGCAGTTCCTGCACCACCGGCCGGACTGCACCATCGTGACCTTTCGCGGAAACGTGGCGACGCGCCTGGCGCGGCTTGCGGCGAACGAGGCGGACGTAACGTTTCTCGCCGCCGCCGGGCTCGAACGGCTGGGCGAGACCGGCATCGGCACCCTGCTCGATCCCGCAGACTGGCTGCCCGCCCCGGCGCAAGGTGCGATCGGGCTGGAATGCCGCGAGGACGATGCGCGGGTGCGGACGCTGCTGTCGGCCATCGACGACTCGCCCAGCCGCGCGGCGGTGATGGCGGAGCGGGCGCTGCTCTACGGCCTAGGCGGAACCTGCCACAGCCCGATCGCCGCGTATTCTTGCCACGACGGAAGCGATATCGTGCTGACCGCCGCGCTTTTCAGCGGGGACGGGATCGACCGGGTGCAGGACCGGCTGCGGGTCCCTGCGCGATCGCCGGACGATGCACGCGCGCTCGCCGAAACGCTTCTGGGGCAGGCGTCGGACGCGATCCGCCGACTGTTCGAACCTGCGTGACGATGATCCTTGCCATCAGGCCGGATCCGGGGCTCGAGAACACCCTATCCTTGGGACGAGAACTTGGCTTGCCAATAAACGGCGCTCCGCTGTTCGATGTGGTTCCGGTGCCGTGGGAGGCGCCCGATCCCGGAGCATTCGACGGACTGCTGATCGGCAGCGCCAACGTCTTTCGCAAAGGGGGTGATGCCTTGCACCGCCTTCGGGAGCTGCCGGTGCTAGCCGTGGGAGCGACCACTGCGGACTGCGCACGAGACGCCGGCTTCGTAGTGGCGCGGGTCGGTACCGGTGGCTTGCAAACCGTCCTGTCGCAGGTCGAAGGGCCCGCCCGCCTGCTACGGCTCTGCGGAGAAGACCGGGTCGCCCTGACCCCGCCGGAAGACGTGCGGATCGAGGAACGGGTGGTGTACCGGGTGGAGGCGCGGCCTTTCCCGAAAGCACTGATGCAGGACCTCCGGTCGGGTGCGATCGTCCTCCTCCACTCCGCGGCAGCCGCGCGCCATTTCGCGGCCGAGTGCGACCGCCGCGGTATCGCGCGTCAAGGCATCGCGATCGCTGCGCTCGGGCCCCGCATTGCGGAGGCTGCCGGGTCGGGCTGGCGGAAGCTCGCATGGCCCGAAACGCCCGACGATCCGGCGCTGCTGGCCTTGGTCGGAGACATGTGGCAGGAGCTGGGCCCATGAGCGAAACCGTCGACAGCGCGAAGCTGGAACAGCGCCTGCGCGAACGCGCTGCGCGCCGGGAAGCCTCGGGCGGCAGCATGCAGGTCTATCTCGGCATCGCCCTCAGCGCGTTCCTGCTGGGCGGCCTCGTCATCGGCTATTTCGCATGGCAGGACGGCACGTTCCTCTCGCGCGAAGCGGAAACAGTGCCGGACCGCGTCGGTCCCGAAAACCCGGGGGCCGCACTGGTCCCCACGCTGCCATCGCCGACGCGGACCGCCGCCGACCCCGAGGAAGAGCCCGCCGAAGCGGTCGAACGTGTGGAGGAACAGCAGGGCGGTATCGAACAGCGGCTCGCCGCGGCAGAGCAGCGCCTTTCCCGGCTGGACCTGCAGACGCAGGCCGCATCGGGCAATGCCGCGCGGGCGGAGGGCCTGCTGATCGCGTTCGCTGCCCGCCGCGCGCTGGAGAGGGGCGCGCGCCTCGGTTTCCTGGCGGAGCAGCTGCAATTGCGCTTCGGCGACGCGAACCCGCAGGCGGTCGAAACGATCATCGCCAATTCGCGGCGCCCCGTCACGATCGACCAGCTGATCGCGCGGCTCGACGGGCTGGCCCCGGAACTGCGCAACGCCAGCAACGAGCCGACCTTCGAGCGGCTGCAGCGCGAGTTCGGCGAACTATTCGTGATCCGACGCCAGAGCGCCCCGTCGCCGCAGCCCGAACGGCGGCTGGAGCGGGCGCGGCTGTTCCTGGAAACGCGCCGCGTGGGGCCGGCGATCAGCGAGGTCGAACAATTGCCGGGCGCGCAGGTCGCGGAAAACTGGATTGCCGATGCACGGCGTTACGCCGCGACCATGCGAGCGCTAGACCTCTTGGAAACGACCGCCGTACTCGAACCGCGGCGCCTGCGCGATCGCACCGGCCAGCCCATCGAACAGCCCAGCCCATTGGAGCAGCTGGACCTCGACACCTCTCAGGAATAGGACTTAAGGAGCGAGGGTCGCTCCCCGCTGACGCCGCGGGCCTCGTCCATGAACCAGTCCTTCAGAGCGGGCAACCGCTCAACGCCTGCCATGCCGAACCGGCGCACGGCCGATGCGGCGCGGCCCGGCAGGCCGAAGAGCCGGGTGAGGCCGTCGGTCGCCAGCGCCACCGAAAAGGCGTCGAGACCGCGCCAGTCCTCGTAACGCTTGAGCATTTGCGCGTCGCCGGGTTCGAGCCCGAGCCGCATGCCGTCCGCGATCACTTCGACCAGTGCGCCAACGTCCCGCAGGCCCAGATTGAGGCCCTGGCCCGCAATCGGATGGATTCCGTGCGCCGCATCTCCCACCAGCGCCAACCGGTCGGCGGTGATGCGTGCGGTGTGATGGAAGCCGAGCGGGAAGGAAGCGCGCGGTCCGACCGAAGTCAGTTCACCGAACATCCCCTCCATCCGCTTCGCCGCCTCGGCAAGGAAGGCGCGGTCGGACAGCTTCAGCGTCCCGGCGGCATCGTCTTCGTCGACCGTCCAGACCAGCGCGCTGCGATGGAATCCGTCCTCGTCGTCGAGCAGGGGCAGGAGCGCGAAGGGGCCGGCGGGATAGAAGATTTCCCAAGCGACGTTTCCGTGCGGTTTTTCGTGCGCCAGCCCTGCAATGATCGCGCGGTGCCGGTAATCCCATTTCGCGATGGCCAGCCCGGCGCTCTCGCGCGTCGGCGAGCCCCGGCCTTCCGCCGCGACCATCAGGCTCGCCTCGAGCGCGTTTCCATCCGCCAGGACGACCGATACGCCATGCTCCCCGCGGTGGCGCTCGACGATTTCGGCCTGCGAATGCCATGCGATCAGCGGCTGTTCACGCGCCGCGTCGAATAGGGCGAGGCGCAAGGTGCGATTGGCGAACATCCGGCCGAGCGTGTCGTCGGCGGAATCGGGCTGGAAATCGATCCGTCCCGGCTTCATCTGGTCTGTGACCGCGATGGACGCGATCGGGCATCCGTGCGGTTCGAGTGCTGGCGCGAGGCCGATATTGGTGAAGAGGTTCCAGCTGGCCGTCGAAATGGCTGACGCACGTCCATCGAAGCCTTCGGCGGTCAGGGCCGCCGGATCCGCGCGGTCCACGACGTGGGAGGAAATGCCCTTCTTCGCGGCGGCGAGGGCCAGTGTCATGCCCACCAGACCGCCGCCCAGTATCAGGAGATCGCGTCTGTCGTTCATGCAAGCCCTGTCCTGTCAGCCTCGTTGCGCGGAAACTGGCCACGCAGTAGAGGGCCGGACGTGACCGGTGCAAGCATAATGGCGCGCTTCTTCATCCTGCTGGCCATGTTCGCATTGGCGGTGGGCCACGCCGGCGCGCAGACGGCTCAGCCACAGCAGGCGCGCTTCGGCTCGGAGAACATCGATGTCGAGCTGTATGCGGACGGCTCGCCAATTCCCGGTCAGGACTGGATGCTGGCGCTGCATTTCACGCCGCGATCCGGGGAATGGCACGGTTACTGGTCCAATCCCGGCGATGCGGGGAAGGGGCTGGCGCTCGACTGGAACCTTCCCGATGGCTGGGAAGCGCAGGAGCCCCTCTATCCGGTGCCGCAGCGGCTGCTGATCGCAGGCCTGATGAACCACATCTACGAAGGCGAATACACGGTCCTCGTGCCCATCAGCGTGCCGGCTGATGCGGTGCCGGGGGAAAGCCCCGGCGTGGGGGTGGTGGCACAATACCTCGCCTGTACCGACGAAATCTGCGTGCCGCAGGATGCGGCGCTGCGGCTCGGATCGGGACAGGCGAAAGGCGATCCTCGCTTCGCGCAATGGCGTGCCGCCATCGCTCCGGCCCTCGATAGCGAGGCCGGGTATTCCATTGCCGGCCAACGCCTCCGCCTCGCAATACCGCTGCCGTCCGGCCTGCGCCTCGGTGATCCGCACCTGTTCCTCGCGACAGGCGACCTCGGTGACGGCCTGCGTCCGCGCTATGCGGCGGAGCAGGCTTTCCTGCGCGATGGCGATGTCCTGCGGGTCGAACTGCCCCTGCAGGATCTCGGTACGGGCGGCGAAACCGAAGGCCCGGAAACGGTCGATGGGATCCTTGCCTTCGGTGATGGAACGGGAGTGCGTTTTTCGGCCGTTCCGCGCGATGTGGTCTGGTCGGGATCGCCCCTGCAATCACAGAACTCTCCCGGCTTCATTTTCCTTATCCTCGCCGCGATCGCGGGCGGGTTGCTGCTCAACGTCATGCCGTGCGTATTCCCGATCCTCAGCCTCAAGGCGCTGAGCCTGGCGCGCAGCGGAACCGGCGCTGCCGAAGCGCGGCGCGAAGGGCTGGCCTATAGCGCGGGGGTCGTCCTTGCCTGCATGGCGCTCGGCGGGCTCATGCTGACCCTGCGCGCTGCCGGGGAACAGGTAGGCTGGGCATTCCAGTTGCAGGAGCCGTGGGTCGTCGCATCGCTGCTGCTGCTTGCCACGGCGATCACGGCCAACCTGGCCGGACTGTTCGAACTTCCGTCCGTCTCGCTCATCAGAAGCGGCGAGCCGCTGGGCGCTTTCATGACCGGCCTGCTGGCCGCGGTGGCGGCCACGCCGTGCACCGGACCCTTCATGGCGGCGGCGCTGGGCGCGGCGTTGCTGCTCCCCGCTGGACAGGCGCTGGCGCTGTTTGCCGCGCTCGGCTTCGGGCTGGCGCTGCCGTTCCTCCTCGTCGGCTTCGTCCCGGCGGTACGCAATCGCCTTCCCAAACCGGGACCGTGGATGAACGGGTTCCGGCGCATTCTCGCCGTACCCATGGGACTGACGGCGCTCGCGCTCGCATGGCTGGGCTGGCAGGTCGGCGGTCCGGCATTCGGGGCCGCTGCCCTGGCGTTCGCGGTCCTCGCTGCGCTCGCGCTCGCCTTTGCCGGCCTGCGTCAGCGCCGGACGCGCGGAACCGGGCCAGTTTTCGCCGGTCTGGCCGCAGGCACGCTGGTCGGGGTGGTCGCCGTTTCGGGACTAGCGAGCACCGAGTCTGCGGCTGCCGTCGACTCCATTCTGGACGCCGAACCCTTCAGCGCGGCCGCTCTCGACGAAGCGCGGTCCAGCGGTCGGCCCGTCTTCGTCTGGATGACGGCTGACTGGTGCGTCACCTGCAAGGTCAACGAACGGGTGGCGATCGAACGCGAGGTGACGCGCGAGGCGTTCGCCGCCTCGAACGTGATCGTCTTGCGCGGCGACTGGACCCGGAGCGATCCGGAAATAACGCGATACCTTGGGGAGCAGGGCGTGGCAGGGATACCGTTCTACGCCTGGTACGAAGCCGGGGCCGCGCGGCCCGAACAGTTGCCGCAGGTCCTGACCCCCGATGCGCTGATCAGCCGCGCTGCCGGCGACAGGCCGCGATCAGGCGGGCGGGCAGCGGGCTCGGATTGATCCGCACGGTCCCGGCTCCCGGGACGGTCGCTTCTATCGCGTTCTGGCCGGTAAGCACGTCCAGCTCCGGCATCCCGGCTGCGAACGTACCGGCCCAGACATGCGCATCCCCGGTCGGCACGGCCTCCACCGGCAATCGCTCCATGTGGCCATTCCCGATCAGCGCCACGATGGCCGATGCTCCGGCATCGGCCGGGGCGATGCGGATCAGTACGACGGCATTTGCGTTGTCCCGTTGTTCGCATTCCAGCGCCATCAGCGCGCGTTCGTTCGCATTGCCGTAGACGATACGACCCGGCTGCTGCGTCCGTGCCCAGAACGCATCCTCGCTGTCGGGGGATGCGAGCGGCTCGGAAGGGGCGGACCGCGTGGGTGCGGGGCGGCCGCGCTCGGCGTAGGTGTCGCTGGCGGGCGGCTGGCAGGCGGCCAGCCCGCCCAGCGCGGCGAGGGCGGCAAACCGCCTCATCGATCGGAGATAAAGGCGCGCAGGTCGCGGCTCAACTTCGCGCGGTCCTCGTCCCGGATATACATCATGTGACCCGCATCGTAATATGCGAAGGTCAGCCGGTCCTGCGGAATGCCGAACCGGTTCAGCGAATATTCCGCCCCGAAGAACGGTGTCGCAAAATCGTACCAACCCTGGCCGTTGAAGACCCGCAGTTGCGAGTTCTGGCGCATGGCACGCCCGATGAGCGGGGCGACGTTGAGATAGGCGTTGCGGCCCCATCCTCCGCCAAGCGACCAGTCCCAGTTCGCGCCCGGCTCGGTCCCGATCGAATTGTAGGCGCGGTCGGTCTCGAAACCGAGCGTTTCGCGGGCCCATTCATTGATGGCCGCGGTGTAGCCCGCGTCGATCCCGTAGAAGCTGGGATCAGCATCGGGTGTCTCGCCCGCATTGTCGAAATCCGTGCCGGTGTAGCGGGAATCGAGGCGACCGATGGTGAGACCCCGGTCGCGCAGCAATTCCTTGTAGAAACGCTGGTCGGTAACGCGCAAATTCGCCCGGTCGAGATACTCTTCCGACAGCCCGGTCAGCCGCGACAGTTCGGCGCGCACACTGGCGCGTTCCGCCGGCGGCAGGTCCTGTCCCTTGAGCAGTGCAGTCGCGAACGGCCCGATCGCAAATTGGCGCGCTTCCTCTGCGATCGCCTCGGCCGACGGTGCCTGGACCTTGCCGTGATAGTACGCCGCGGTCGCCATGTTGGGCAGGATCATGACATAGGCCATTTCGTTGCCCGGCGTCGGCTCGCGGGCGGCGAAATCGAGGATCGTCGAGATCAGGATCAGTCCGTTCAGGCCCACATCGTTATAGGTGGCGCCTTCCAGTTCGTCGGCGACCATGGCAGTGCGGGTGGTGCCATAGCTTTCTCCGCCGAGATATTTGGGGCTGGACCAGCGGCCATTGTCGTTGATCCAGCGGCGGATGACTTCCGCAACGGCGCGCGCATCCTGCCGCAGGCCATAATATTTCTTCGGATCGGTCCCTTCGGTGAGGTAGCTGAAGCCGGTGCCGGGCGGGTCGATGAAGACGAGGTCCGCGACGTCGAGCAGGCTGTCCGGGTTGTCGAGTAGCGGATAGGGCGGGGCGCCATCGTCGCGCGCGTCCGACGGAATGTCCACGCGCTTGGGCCCGAAGGCGCCCATCTGCAGCCAGACCGAACCCGATCCGGGTCCTCCATTGTAGATAAAGAAGACCGGGCGCGACGTATCGCGCGGCGTGCGGACATAGGACGTCGTGACGATTACCGCTTCCGGCTTGCCGTCGTCAGACGTCAGAATCGTCTCGCCGATGGTCGCGCGGTAATTCATCCGCTGGCCGCCGAAAGTTCCGGAAAGGTCGCGCGTCCTGACCTGCGGTTCGATGGTCGAGCGTGCGTCCGTGGACGGGTCCGCGTTCTGGGCGAGGGCCGGCGCGGCAGGCAGCGAAAGGACGAGCGCCGTGGCGGTGCAAGCCAGTAAGTTGAAATGCTTCACGATGTCTCCCGGCGAATTCCAGCCCGCGCTATGCGAAGCGAGGCGGGGCGCGTCAATGTCGGCGCGCGGAGGAGCAGGCTCAGCGCAGCTTGCGCTGGGTCTTTCCGTATCGCAGCTTGCGGGTGCCCGGCTTGCCTTCGTTGCTGCGCCCGACCAGCGGGGCTTTCTTGTCCTCGTCAGGCAGGCCCAGTTCGTCCGCTTCGAGCTTGCGGATCTCGTCGCGCAAGCGGCCGGCTTCCTCGAATTCGAGATCGGCGGCGGCATTGCGCATGCGCTTTTCCAGGTCCTCGATATAGGCACGCAGATTATGGCCGACGAGGTTGTTGCGCTCGTCGTCGCCCGTGCCGACCGTGACACTGTCGTTCGCCGCGCTGTGTGCGACGATATCCGCGATCTGGCGCTTGATGGTCTGCGGCGTGATGCCGTGTTCCTCGTTGAACTCGCGCTGTTTCTCACGGCGCCGCTCGGTCTCCGCCATCGCGCGTTCCATCGAACCGGTGATACGATCGGCATAGAGGATCACGCGGCCGTCCACGTTGCGCGCGGCGCGGCCGATGGTCTGGATCAGCGAGGTTTCGGAGCGCAGGAAACCTTCCTTGTCCGCATCGAGGATGCAGACGAGACCGCACTCGGGAATGTCGAGCCCTTCGCGCAGCAGGTTGATGCCCACCAGCACGTCGTACACGCCGAGGCGCAGGTCGCGGATCAGCTCGATGCGTTCCAGCGTTTCCACGTCGGAATGCATGTAGCGCACCTTGACCCCGGCCTCGTGCATGAATTCGGTCAGGTCCTCCGCCATCCGCTTCGTCAGCGTGGTGACGAGCGTGCGGTAGCCATTGGCCGCCGTCTTCTTGCATTCCTCGATGCAATCCTGGACCTGATCCTCCACCGGGCGGATATCGACCGGCGGATCGATGAGGCCGGTGGGACGGATGACCTGTTCGGCGAATACGCCGCCGGTCTGCTCCATTTCCCAGCTTCCCGGGGTCGCGGACACGCAGAAGGTCTGCGGGCGCATCGCGTCCCATTCGTTGAAACGCAGAGGGCGGTTGTCGATGCAGGACGGCAGGCGGAAGCCGTATTCGGCCAGTGTCAGCTTTCGCCGGTGGTCCCCGCGCGCCATCGCGCCGACCTGCGGCACGGTCTGGTGGCTTTCGTCGACGAACAGCAGCGCGTTTTCGGGCAGGTACTCGAACAGGGTGGGCGGCGGTTCGCCCGGAAGGCGCCCGGTCAGGAAGCGCGAATAGTTCTCGATCCCGTTGCAGCTGCCGGTGGCGGCAATCATCTCGAGATCGAAATTGGTGCGCTGCTCCAGCCGCTGCGCTTCCAGCAGCCGCCCTTCCTCGTTCAGTTCCTTGAGCCGCTCGGAAAGCTCGAACTTGATGGCCTCGCTCGCCTGCTTCATCGTCGGGCCGGGCGTAACGTAGTGGCTGTTGGCGTAGACACGCACCTTGTCGAGCGTCGTCCCCTTGGTGCCGGTCAGCGGATCGAACTCTGCGATTTCCTCGATCTCGTCACCGAAGAAGGATACGCGCCACGCGGTGTCTTCCAGGTGGCTTGGGAACAGCTCCAGATTGTCGCCCCGCACGCGGAAGCACCCGCGAGCAAAGGCAGTGTCGTTGCGCTTGTACTGCAATGCCACCAGCTTGCGGATCAGTTCGCGTTGGTCGACCGTCTCGCCCGCCTTGATGTCGAAGATCATCGCCGAATAGGTCTCGACCGAGCCGATGCCGTACAGGCAGGACACGGACGCCACGATCAGCACGTCGTCCCGCTCCAGCAGGGCGCGCGTGGCCGAATGGCGCATGCGGTCGATCGCCTCGTTCACCGAGCTTTCCTTCTCGATGTACGTATCGGACCGGGGCACGTAGGCTTCGGGCTGGTAGTAGTCGTAATAGCTGACGAAATACTCGACGGCATTGTTGGGGAAGAAGCTTTTGAACTCGCCGTAGAGCTGCGCAGCCAGGATCTTGTTCGGCGCCAGCACGAGGGCAGGGCGCTGCAATTCCTCTACCACCTTGGCCATGGTGAAAGTCTTGCCGCTGCCTGTGACACCCAGCAGCACCTGCGTCTGCTCTCCGTCGCGCGCGGCCTGGACCAGTTCCCTGATCGCGGTCGGCTGGTCGCCCGCCGGCTCGTAATCGGAAACCAGCTCGAACCGCTTGCCCGGCAGGGACTTTTCCGGCCTTGCAGGCTTGTGCGGAGTGAAATTTCCGGAAGTGTCGGGCTCTTGCAAGCCGCGGCGGATGACGAGTTCTGCCATGAGCAGCGATATGATGGTTCAAG
This genomic interval from Qipengyuania sp. JC766 contains the following:
- a CDS encoding FAD-dependent monooxygenase, translating into MNDRRDLLILGGGLVGMTLALAAAKKGISSHVVDRADPAALTAEGFDGRASAISTASWNLFTNIGLAPALEPHGCPIASIAVTDQMKPGRIDFQPDSADDTLGRMFANRTLRLALFDAAREQPLIAWHSQAEIVERHRGEHGVSVVLADGNALEASLMVAAEGRGSPTRESAGLAIAKWDYRHRAIIAGLAHEKPHGNVAWEIFYPAGPFALLPLLDDEDGFHRSALVWTVDEDDAAGTLKLSDRAFLAEAAKRMEGMFGELTSVGPRASFPLGFHHTARITADRLALVGDAAHGIHPIAGQGLNLGLRDVGALVEVIADGMRLGLEPGDAQMLKRYEDWRGLDAFSVALATDGLTRLFGLPGRAASAVRRFGMAGVERLPALKDWFMDEARGVSGERPSLLKSYS
- a CDS encoding thioredoxin family protein — encoded protein: MTGASIMARFFILLAMFALAVGHAGAQTAQPQQARFGSENIDVELYADGSPIPGQDWMLALHFTPRSGEWHGYWSNPGDAGKGLALDWNLPDGWEAQEPLYPVPQRLLIAGLMNHIYEGEYTVLVPISVPADAVPGESPGVGVVAQYLACTDEICVPQDAALRLGSGQAKGDPRFAQWRAAIAPALDSEAGYSIAGQRLRLAIPLPSGLRLGDPHLFLATGDLGDGLRPRYAAEQAFLRDGDVLRVELPLQDLGTGGETEGPETVDGILAFGDGTGVRFSAVPRDVVWSGSPLQSQNSPGFIFLILAAIAGGLLLNVMPCVFPILSLKALSLARSGTGAAEARREGLAYSAGVVLACMALGGLMLTLRAAGEQVGWAFQLQEPWVVASLLLLATAITANLAGLFELPSVSLIRSGEPLGAFMTGLLAAVAATPCTGPFMAAALGAALLLPAGQALALFAALGFGLALPFLLVGFVPAVRNRLPKPGPWMNGFRRILAVPMGLTALALAWLGWQVGGPAFGAAALAFAVLAALALAFAGLRQRRTRGTGPVFAGLAAGTLVGVVAVSGLASTESAAAVDSILDAEPFSAAALDEARSSGRPVFVWMTADWCVTCKVNERVAIEREVTREAFAASNVIVLRGDWTRSDPEITRYLGEQGVAGIPFYAWYEAGAARPEQLPQVLTPDALISRAAGDRPRSGGRAAGSD
- a CDS encoding peptidase S10; protein product: MKHFNLLACTATALVLSLPAAPALAQNADPSTDARSTIEPQVRTRDLSGTFGGQRMNYRATIGETILTSDDGKPEAVIVTTSYVRTPRDTSRPVFFIYNGGPGSGSVWLQMGAFGPKRVDIPSDARDDGAPPYPLLDNPDSLLDVADLVFIDPPGTGFSYLTEGTDPKKYYGLRQDARAVAEVIRRWINDNGRWSSPKYLGGESYGTTRTAMVADELEGATYNDVGLNGLILISTILDFAAREPTPGNEMAYVMILPNMATAAYYHGKVQAPSAEAIAEEARQFAIGPFATALLKGQDLPPAERASVRAELSRLTGLSEEYLDRANLRVTDQRFYKELLRDRGLTIGRLDSRYTGTDFDNAGETPDADPSFYGIDAGYTAAINEWARETLGFETDRAYNSIGTEPGANWDWSLGGGWGRNAYLNVAPLIGRAMRQNSQLRVFNGQGWYDFATPFFGAEYSLNRFGIPQDRLTFAYYDAGHMMYIRDEDRAKLSRDLRAFISDR
- the uvrB gene encoding excinuclease ABC subunit UvrB, translating into MAELVIRRGLQEPDTSGNFTPHKPARPEKSLPGKRFELVSDYEPAGDQPTAIRELVQAARDGEQTQVLLGVTGSGKTFTMAKVVEELQRPALVLAPNKILAAQLYGEFKSFFPNNAVEYFVSYYDYYQPEAYVPRSDTYIEKESSVNEAIDRMRHSATRALLERDDVLIVASVSCLYGIGSVETYSAMIFDIKAGETVDQRELIRKLVALQYKRNDTAFARGCFRVRGDNLELFPSHLEDTAWRVSFFGDEIEEIAEFDPLTGTKGTTLDKVRVYANSHYVTPGPTMKQASEAIKFELSERLKELNEEGRLLEAQRLEQRTNFDLEMIAATGSCNGIENYSRFLTGRLPGEPPPTLFEYLPENALLFVDESHQTVPQVGAMARGDHRRKLTLAEYGFRLPSCIDNRPLRFNEWDAMRPQTFCVSATPGSWEMEQTGGVFAEQVIRPTGLIDPPVDIRPVEDQVQDCIEECKKTAANGYRTLVTTLTKRMAEDLTEFMHEAGVKVRYMHSDVETLERIELIRDLRLGVYDVLVGINLLREGLDIPECGLVCILDADKEGFLRSETSLIQTIGRAARNVDGRVILYADRITGSMERAMAETERRREKQREFNEEHGITPQTIKRQIADIVAHSAANDSVTVGTGDDERNNLVGHNLRAYIEDLEKRMRNAAADLEFEEAGRLRDEIRKLEADELGLPDEDKKAPLVGRSNEGKPGTRKLRYGKTQRKLR